Genomic segment of Chloracidobacterium sp. N:
TCGATGTGACGCCACGCCCCGAAATCCTCGATGCGCTGGCGGCCCGCCGTGACCGGGGCGAGGGAAAACTCACCGTCGAATCCGTCGGCGGACGCTACGCTTTCATTGCGCTCTTTGAGACGGCCGTTCCCGGCGCTGCCGGGGCGGTTTCCTGATCCTGAAAACAACTCCCCTTGTGAGGCATTCATTCGTGGCAACCGATACGGCCCAACTGCTGCGCGCCGCCGTTCACCAAAGCCCCATCACCTCAAAGCAGGGCCTGCTGGAACGGCTTTTTACGGCGTACTTCGATGCGTTCGTCTATAACCAAATCTGGGAAGACCCACGGGTTGACCTGGCGGCGCTGGAACTCACGCCCGAAAGCCGCATCCTGACGATTTCTTCCGGCGGCTGTAACGTTCTCAACTACCTGATTCACGGTCCGGCACAGATAACGGCGATTGATCTGAACCGCTACCACTTGGCACTGCTGCGGTTGAAGCTGGCGGCCGTGCGCCATCTGCCTGACCACGAGACGTTCTTTCGCATGTTTGGGGAAGCCAATGACCCACGCAACGTCAGGGCGTACGACACCTATCTGAGCGCACACCTGGACGGGGCCGCGCGGGACTTCTGGGAAGGGCTGACGATGTTCGGCAAGCGGCGCATCCACTTTTTCGCCGACAACCTGTACGACCACGCCCGCAATGGCTTCTACCTGCGCTTCCTCGAAAAACTCGCCCACCTGATAGGCATTTACCCGGACCGCATGGTGCACGTCACCGACCCGGACGAACGCGCCCGCGTCTTTGATGCCACCATTGGGCGTTACTTCGACCACTGGCTGGTACGCCTGCTCTCCAAGCTGCCCTTCATCGTCTTTGGCTTGGGGATTCCACCCCGGCAGTACGAAGCCATGCGCCGTGAAACGCCGGAGAACATCCTGGCGATGTACCGCCGGCGCGTCCGGCGCTTCATCTGCGATTTTCCCATCGAGGAAAACTACTTTGCCTGGCAGGCGCTGGCGCGGCGCTACGATACCGAACACTGCCGGGCGATTCCCGAATACCTCAGAGCCGAACACTTCGGGACGCTGCGCGCCAACATTTCGCGGGTCACGACCGAGGTGACTTCGCTGACGGACCACCTGCGCCGGCAGCCGGCCGGGGCTTACGACCGGTTTGTGTTTCTCGATGCCCAGGACTGGATGAAAGACGAGGAAATTGCCGCCCTGTGGCGGGAGGTGCTGCGGGTGGCCCCGGCCGGTTCGCGGATCATCTTCCGTACGGCCCCGGAAACTTCGCCGGTGGAACAGGCGCTTCCGCCGGAGCTGCGGGCGCGCGTGCGCTACGAACGGGAACGCTCGGCTGAGTTGTTCACACAGGACCGCTGCGCCATTTACGGCGGTTTTCACCTGTACGTCGTCAACGAAGCCTGAGCGCCGCCCTTTACCCTCGGGCAGAAGGTTTACGGCGTAGGCGACAACGCGCCGGCAGCCAGCCGGCGCAGGCACCGGATGGCGCGCTCCAGGCTTGTAGCCTGGAGCGCGGCTGTGTCGGGATGCCAGTGTTTGCCGGCATACTCGATGATGCGTGACGTGTAAGCCGGGCCAACCCGCCGGCCGCTCCCCGGTTGTGGAGCCATGTCTTCGCGGATGTCCCGGCGATGTGATCCCGCCGCCAGTTCGACCAGCATTGCTTTGGGATCGAGAACCGATTCCGGGTCGGCCGGAATGTTGCTGCGCGCCACGCCCAGAAAACCGGCGAGCGTTTCGGCGTCCGCCATCAGCCACGCTTCGACGGCGTGCACGGCAACGCGGAAGCACAGCCCGGAAGAAGGCTCCGGCAGCCAGGCGACGCGCAATGACGGCGCACAGCCGTCGCGGTCCAAATCCACCAGAACCAGCCACAGGGAATGCTGGGCGGCCTGGTTGTAGCCGGCAATCCGCTTTTTGAGATTGGGCTTGCCTTCCGCCACGTACACCGGCCCCGCTTCAGCCCCGACATGCGCGATGAGCCGCTCAACCACCACCTTGTCGGTTTTCCCTTCAACGGCTGCGTAAATCCTCGCCCGCATGCGCTAGCTCTCTCCGAAGAGCATGAGTTGCTCGGCCTGCCTGGGTGTGGTGTGGGGCAGGACGGCCTCGGCGATGGAGAGCCCACCTTCCAGGAGCTGGCGGATGGTTTCGATGGAGCTGGCCGGTGTGACGGTTGTGCCTTCCAGAGCCGGAAGCAGCAACAGGACTTCATTCAGGCCAATACCTTCATCGCGGAGCAGTTCGGGTGAATGGGTACTCAGGAAAATCTGCCGTCCGTTCCGGCGCTGGATGCGGGCCAGCATCTGCGGCAGGGTGCTGACGATGCCCGGATGCAGGGAAAGTTCCGGCTCCTCCAAAAGGAGCGGCCCCGTGCCGTCTGTCACAGCCCACAGCAGTCCCAGCAGCCGCAGGGTGCCATCCGACAACTGTTCCTCGGTCTGCCATGCCCCCTGTGGACGCCAGTGCTGGTAGCGCCCGCGCAGGTGCGGTGTGCCCCGTGCATCGCGCCAGAGTTCAATGGCCTGCATCTGGGGCACGGCCACCTGCAGCGCCTCCTGGATGCGTTGCAGCCGGGCTTTCTGCGTCTTGGCAGGCGTTTTGGCCACCTGCTCCAGAAAGTCACCGCCGAAAGGATCATGGGCGCGTCCCACCGAGCGGTCCGGTTCCCTGACCAGTTGGGGAACGAGGTGCAGGTAGCGTACGGAGACAAAAAACGTGGCAATTTCACGGAACGGCTGATTGACATTGACCTGCTCCAGGTAGGTTTGCGTCAGTCGTTCGGGGTCGCGCCGGTCATCCGCCGTGGGGCGGTCGAGGATGACCTCTCCGTTGCGCCGGACCTGTTCCTTGCGCAGGTGCAGGCGGCCCTGCTTCTGGTTGAAAGCCACCTGGTAGGTCCACTGGATGTGATCGGCCACTTCGAGCGTGGCTGTTATCTCAACATCGGGAAAGCGGCGTGCCGCCAGGCAGCGGAGGGCGCTGACTCCCCCGCGCCGGCGCACGGCTTCCTGCAGGCCGCCGCCGGGAATGGCCAGATCGCGCAGGAACCGGAAGGCATCCAGAAAGTTGGACTTGCCCGCAGCATTGGGCCCGACGAGAAAGAGCCGCCGGCCAATCTCCACGTCGCAGTCGGTAAAATTCTTCCAGTTGCGGAGTTGCAGGCGTGTGAACCGGGGGGTTCCACATTCGCTCATGGATGGTTTCTCCCACGTCGCCCCTGTCCCTTGTCTGGCCTGTTCTGCATTCAGGAATCTTCCCGGAAGGTTTCCAGGATGAGTCCCGGCGTGATGACCTCCGGCAGCACTTTCGGCTCCCTGCCGTTGGCCGGATAAAACACGTAGAGCGGTACGCCGCTCCGTCCAAACTCGGCCAGGGTGCGGGTGATTTCTTCGTCGCGGTTTGTCCAGTCGGCCTTGACCATGACGATACCGCGCCGCTCGATTTCCTGCCGCACGGCTTCGGTCTCCAGCGCCACCTTTTCATTGGCCTTGCAGCTCAGGCACCAGGCAGCCGTGAAATCCACAAAGACCGGCTTGCCGGCCCGGCGCAGTTCTTCGACCCGGGCCGGTGAGAACGGCTCCCACCGGATGCCGCCGGACTTCGTTTCCCTGGAACCGGTCGCCGCACTGGCGGCTGACGGAAGCTGGTGAATCGTCCGCACTCCGAAGACCGTGCTGCCCACGATGATCAACAGAGCCGTGGCCATGGCGATGCGCCGGACGGCCGGCGTCCGTGTCAGGCTGCCCCAGCGTCCCCAAATCCAGCCGCCCAGCCCGATGAGGACGAGCATGCCGAGCATCAGTGCCAGCCCGTCCACGCCAACTTCCAGCCCCAGCACCCACAGCAGCCAGACGACCGACCCCATGAGCAGAAAGCCCATGAACTGCTTGAAACTCTCCATCCACGCGCCCGGTCGGGGGACAAAGCGGAGAAGCTGCGGCGCGGCGGCCAGAATGAGGTACGGCGCGGACATCCCCAGCGCCAGCGCCGTGAAGATGAGCAGCGCCACGGCCGTCGGTTGCGCCAGCGCCACCCCCAGCGCCGACCCCATGAACGGGGCCGTGCACGGCGTGGCAACCACCGTGGCCAGTACGCCTGTGAAAAACGAGCCGGCCAGCCCGCTCCGGTTCATGGCCGCACCGCCAACCGTGGTCAGCGTCAGTCCCACTTCAAAGACGCCAAACAGCACCAGCCCGAAAACAAACAGCACGGCCACGAGAAAGGCGACAAAGGCCGGTTCCTGCAACTGAAAGCCCCAGCCAAGCTGCTGTCCGCCGGCCCGCAGCGCAAGCAGGATGCCGGCCAGCGCCCAGAACGACAGCACGACGCCGGCCGTAAACACCAGCCCGTGCTGCCAGGCCTCGCCCCGCCCGGCCTTTGCCTGCTCGACAAAACCCAGCACCTTGATCGAAAGCACCGGCAGCACACATGGCATCAGGTTCAGAATCAGCCCGCCGAGAAACGCGCCGCCCAGCGTGACGAGCAGCGCCAGCCAGCCCAGCGGTTGACCGCCCGACGATGACCGGTCAGACCGGGTGCCGGCGACTGGTGTCAGCAGATCGCCCAGCGCCGTCAGCGGTTCAATCGGCGCTTCCACCGTCAACCCCGGTTCCGTTCCGGCCCCGCGCCACCCGGTGGGTGTGACAACCACCCCGGCCAGTTGGGTTGGCGTCTTTTCAGCGACTTTTGAGCGCACCAGGCGCAGGGCGTACCCACCTTTGACGCGCAGCAGGCGCTGCGGTTCAGCGCCTTCGATGACGAGTTCCTCGAAGGGAAAGAACGTCACCTCCGTCAGCGGTTCGGCCCCCGTCGGCGGCGTCAGCAACAGCACCAGATGGTCGCCGTCCTGTGCCGCGCGCAGCTTCCATTCCGAAGTCGCCAGCGGCAACTGCGCACGGGCGCGGGAAAATGCCTCCGTCCACGGCGAAGGCTGGGGAACGTCATTCGTCACCGGCAACGTCAGCGTCAACTCGGCGTCGCCGGGGATACATTCTTCCTTGCATACGAGCCAGCGCACCTTGCCTGCCAGCGTCACCGGCTTGCCGACCGGGAGCTTGTCTGGCGGCGTGATGCGGATCAGGTGCAGGACTTCCTTTTCATAGCCATAGCCAACCAGGCCGCTGACCTCGATACGTTTGGGAATCGGCCACTGAATGTCGTCGGCTTTGAAACCGGGCGGCAGTTTCCACTTGATGGACGTGGGTTGCCCGGAATCGCCGGGGTTGCGCCAGTACGTGTGCCAGTGTTCTTCCAGCTCAAAGCGGATGGCCACCCAGAACGGCACGCCGGGCCGGATGGCCGTCGTTTCGGCAATCAGTTCGGCTTTGACGTGCGGTTGTTCCACGGGCGCCGCCACCGCCGGGCTGGTCCACAACCCACCCGGCCAACCAATCGAGAAGAGTCCCAGAGCAACGGCCGCCAACCACAGCCGGCCGTGTTTCCACCTGTGTTGCATCATCAAACCTCAATCCTCATCAGTGCGGAGCTTTTCGAGTACCGAAAAATCCTCCAGCGTGGTGACATCCCCGACGACATTGCCGCTGGCGGCGATTTCGCGCAGCAGGCGGCGCATGATTTTACCGGAGCGCGTCTTGGGCAGTGCATCGGTAAAGCGGATGTCGTCCGGCTTGGCCAGCGCGCCGATTTCCTTCGCCACATGCTCGCGCAGGGCAGCCCGGAGGGCATCATCCCCGGCCCGGCCGCCCTGAAGCGTGACAAACGCCACAATCGCTGAGCCTTTGAGTTCATCAGGCCGGCCGACGACCGCCGCCTCGGCCACGGCTTCGTGCGACACCAATGCACTTTCGATTTCAGCCGTGCCCAGCCGGTGGCCGCTGACGTTGATGACATCATCCACCCGCCCCATGATCCAGTAGTTGCCATGTTCATCGCGCCGTGCGCCGTCGCCGGCAAAATAGACGCCTTCAATCTCGCTCCAGTACTGCCGGCGGTAGCGTTCGTCGTCGCCCCAGATGGTACGCAGCATTGCCGGCCAGGGCCGCGTCAGCACGAGATACCCGCCCTCGTTGACTCCGACGGACTGCCCGTCCTTCGTACGAATGTCGGCGCTGATGCCCGGCAGCGGACGGGTGGCCGTGCCGGGCGTCGTCGTCGTGGCCCCCGGCAGGGGCGCAATCATCATGCCGCCGGTTTCGGTTTGCCACCAGGTGTCCACGATGGGGCAACGTCCTTTCCCCACCACCTGGCGATACCACATCCAGGCTTCGGGGTTGATGGGTTCGCCAACCGTACCGAGCAGGCGCAGGCTGTCGAGACGATGTTTCAGCACCCACTGCTCACCCCAGCGGATAAACGCCCGGATGGCAGTCGGGGCGGTGTAAAGAATCGTCACGCCGTGGCGGTCCACGATGCGCCAGAAGCGGTCCGGCTCAGGATGGTTGGGCGCGCCTTCGTACATCATCACCGTGGCCCCGTTGGCCAGCGGCCCATAGACGACGTAGCTGTGGCCCGTCACCCAACCGACATCGGCCGTGCACCAGTACACGTCATCGTCCTTGAGGTCGAGCACCCACCGGGCCGTGGCCGCCACCTGGGTCAGGTAGCCGCCCGTCGTGTGCAGGATGCCCTTGGGTTTACCGGTCGTGCCGCTGGTGTAGAGGATGAACAGCGGGTGTTCGGCGTCGAGGGCTTCCGGCGGGCAGTCGTCGCCCACCGTTTCGAGCATTTCGTGCCACCAGTGATCGCGTCCGGGCTGCATGTCCACCTTCGAGCCGGTCCGCCGCAGCACAATACAGGTTTCGACCGTCGGCGTCTGGTCAAGGGCCACATCCACGGCCGGTTTGAGGCGGACTTCCGTTCCGCGTCGCCAGCAGCCGTCGGCCGTGACGACAAGCCTGCATCCGGCGTCGTTGATGCGGTCGCGCAGGGCTTCGGCCGAGAAACCGCCGAAGACGACGGAGTGTGTCGCCCCGATGCGGGCGCAGGCCAGCATGGCGATGGCGATTTCCGGCGTCATCGGCATGTAAATGGCCACGCGGTCGCCGGCCCGGACGCCAAACTTCTTCAGAACATTGGCAAACCGGCAGACTTCGCGGTGCAATTCCCAGTACGTCAGCGTCCGGGTGTCGCCTGGCTCGCCTTCCCACACGATGGCCGCTTTCGTGCGCCGCCAGGTTTTCAGGTGACGGTCAAGGCAGTTGGCAGAAATGTTGAGTTTGCCGCCGATGAACCATTTGGCGTGGGGTGGGTTCCACTCCAGAACCTGCGTCCAGGGCGTCATCCAGTCGAGAGCCGCTGCCTGTTTGGCCCAGAAAGCCTCGAAGTCAGCTTCGGCTTCGGCATAGAGCTGGGCGGCGAGTTCCGGCGTGACGTTGGCCTGCCAGGCAAAGTCCGGCGGCGGTGGAAACTGTCTGGTTTCATGCTGGTGAGACTCGATGGCATAGGATTCAGTCATGGCTTGTGTGGCTCCAGGATGCAGCAAAATGACGGGGGCCAACCCGACGGCAAGGCAGGTTGTCGGCGGGTCTAGTGGAATGTAGCTTGAAAGGTATGGAACGCGCGAACTCTGCACCACTTTCCAGGTCAGCCACCTATGCCCGCTACTGGCTGCAGGCGGTGTTCTTTCTGCTTGCCGGCGTCGAGCTGGCCAACGCGCTCATGGCGCTCTTTTTTCAGGATGCGGCGGCCAGCTTCTACGGCTGGGAGATCAGTGACCCGGCGATGACGCAGCAGTATGGTATTGCGCTGTGTGTCGTCGCGGCGGCGTACTTTCTCATCGGGCTTGATCCAGTTGCCAATCGCCGCCTGCTGCTGTTGCCGCTGGTTGAAGTTGGCGTGGCCACCTTCTGGACGTTTTTCCTGTCCCGTGGGCAGTATGGCGGGCGCAGCGCCGTGCTCATGGCGCTGGGCTACTGCCTGTTCATTGTGGCCGCGGTGGTCGTCCCGACGGCGATGCTGCGGACGGCGGCGGAAGGTGTGGACCCGACACCACCGGCGGCCTGAGCCGGTTGCGGCGTCTCCGGGCGCGCTGTCTCCGGGTGCGCTGTCTCCGGGTGCGCTGGCGCAATCCCGGCAAACGCCTGCATGGCGCGGACAGCCTCCCCATGGGGCAGGGCAAAGGTCGTGTCGTGATTCCCGCTGGGGATGGTGATCTGCACCACCTGCTGATTGCCGCCTTCAAAGGCCGCCTTGGTCAGCGCCTCGGCCATCCAGAGCGGCACGGTGGTGTCGTTTTCAGCATGCAGGATGAGAATCGGCGCGCGCACCTGCCGGATTTTTTCGACGTTCGGGCAGCGGATGCGCGTCAGGTAGTGGCAGGGAAACATCGGGTAGCGCAGGGCGGCAATATCAGGCAGTGACGTGAAGGTGGCCAGCGTGATGAGTCCGGCCGGCTGCACCCGCGCCGCCAAATCCACGGCCGGCGCACCGCCCAGCGAGTGCCCGACAATGAAAATCCGCTGCGGATCAATGTCCGGCCGCTGTTTGAGATATTCAAAGGCGGCCAGTGCCGTGTCATACAGGCCCTGTTCGCTTGGCTCCCCGCTGCTGAGTCCCAACCCGATGTATTCCGGCACCAGGACGTTGAACCCGGCCCGGCGGAAGACTTCAATCTGGGAACGGAGAAACGGATAGTTGAGGTATTCGCCGACGCCGTAGAAGAACAGCAGGGTCGGGCGGCGGGCCGTATCGGGAAGCACCCGGTCGCCGTGTTCGTCGAGCGCCGGGCCGAACAGCGCCGTAATCGTTTCACCCCGCGCCGCCGGAAACGTGACATAGCCTGCGCCCAGCGGCGGCATCACCTGCCGCCGGGCCCGTTCCCCACGGGCGACGGCGCGGAACACCATGGCGTGCTGGCGGGTGTAGAAGTAAATGCCTGCGCCGATGTAGCCCAGCAGTCCCAGCGTGAACAGCACCAGAAAGACCCGCAGCAGGCGCGCTGCGAAGAGATAGCGCCGGGCAAAGGAAGCCTGTGGATTGGTCTCTGTGGATGTTGTTTTCAGTCCTGCCATGCGCTTCTGCACCACTCCGTTCAATGGCGGTTGTTCTAGCGCACGTTACCCATGAGCCGGCGGATGAACGGTGTGAGGACAAACGCCACCACGGAAACCACGATCCCGGTCGCCGCCACCTGGTAAAACAGCGAGCCGACGCTTTCCGGGCGGGTTTCGTCGAAGTGACCGGCAATGAGACCGCCGATGTAGTTGCCGAAGGTCGGCCCCAGAAACCATATCCCCATCACCAGCCCGCTCAGCCGTTCCGGGGCCAGCTTGGTCATCGTACTCAGACCCACCGGACTCAGGCACAGTTCGCCCAGCGTGTGGATGAGATAGACGGCCACCAGCCACCACGGACTCAGCTTGCCGCCGTTGAGAAAGGCCACGCCCACGGCCGCCACAACGAAGCCGACGCCAACCAACAGGATGCCGACGGAAAACTTGGCCGGGCTGGACGGCTGCCGGTCGCCCCACTGCACCCAGAGCCAGGCAAAGACCGGGGCCAGAAAGATGATGAGCATGGCGTTGAGTGACTGAAAGTAGCTCGAAGGAAATGCAAAACCGAAGATGCGGCAGTCCGTCAGCCGGTCGGCATAGAGGTTGAGGCTCGATCCGGCCTGCTCGAAAAGCGCCCAGAACACAATCGAGGCCAGGAAGAAATACACAATGGCCAGCATCCGTTTGAGTTCGTCTTCCGCCAGGGTACGGAGGAAGGAAAACCAGACCAGGGCAATGATGCCGGCAAAGACCAGGGCAATGTAGGCATAGCCGGCCGCATTGCCCAGACGGCCCACAACCAGCCCGTGGAGCTGCTGAAGGCCCGCGACGACGGCAAACAGCGCGAATGCCACGGCCAGGTAGGAGGCCAGCCCCTGCCAGACCGGCGTCGCGTTGCCATCTTCGCGCACCGGACGTTCGCCGACGCCCTCCAGATACTTGAACCCGACAAGGTACTGCACCAGTCCCAGCGTCATCCCGATGCCGGCGGCGGCAAAGCCCCAGTGCCAGCTTGAACTTGGTTGAAAGCCCCAGCCGGCAATGGTGCGTTTCCACGTGTCGGATTGGGCCAGAAAGCCGCAGGCCAGCGGGGCGAGAAAGGCTCCGATGTTGATGCCCATGTAAAAAATCGAGAAACCGGCATCCCGGCGCTGGTCTTCCGGCCGGTAGAGCCGCCCGACAATGGCGCTGATGTTGGGCTTCAGAAGACCCGTGCCGAGCACAATCAGCACGAGACCGGTGTAAAAAGCCACTTCCGACTCAAAGGCCATGGTGAAGTGACCGGCGGCAATGATGATGCCGCCAATGAAGACGGCATATTTCAGACCCAGCAGCCGGTCAGCCGCCCAGCCGCCGGGCATGGCCAGCAGATAGACGGCGGAGGTGTACGTCCCATAGACCAGCGCCGCCTGCGCGTTGGAATAGCCCAGCCCGCCGTTTTCGTGGCTGGCCGTCATGTACAAAACGAGGAGCGCCCGCATGCCGTAGTAGCTGAAACGCTCCCACAGTTCCGTGAAAAACAGGGTCATCAGGCCAATGGGATGGCCGAAAAACTGCTTCCCTGACATGACGCCTTCCGGCGTCTCTGCAATGGCAGCCGACATGGTGTGAGCTTCCTTGACGGGAATCGAAATGAATTTGGCTGCGCACAATAACGCATTCACGTCGTTCGTACACGGATGAAATGCATGGCGCAAAAACTTTGGCCGCCGGGCCGGTCTGGCCGGCTATGACAGAAAGCTGCCGGCCGCTATCATCGCTTCAACATTGCTGCCGGAACATTTCTGCCGAAGCCGGAGGCTGTGGAAAGGCCATGGAGACCCTGGCGTTACCGAAACTCGACCTGTCACCCTACGTCCGGGCGCTTGACTGGCTGCCGTCGGTGGAAGTCCGGGGGCGCGTGACGGAACTGGTCGGCCTGCTGGTACGGGCATCCGTGCCGGGCGCCCGCGTGGAAGAGCTGTGCCTGATTCGGTCGCCGCACCGGGCGCATGACCTCAAGGCCGAGGTCGTCGGGTTCCGGGGATCGGAAATCATCCTCATGCCCTTGGGCGAGTTGCAGGATGTCGCCATGGGGGCGGAGGTCATCTCGACCGGCGGCTCCCTCAAGGTCCGGGTGGGCGACAGTCTGCTGGGGCGGGTGCTCGACGGCCTGGGCGAGCCGATGGACGGCAAGGGGCCGATTCCGAATGCCGTGGAGGTGTCCGTCACGGCGCGCCCACCGGACCCGATGAAGCGCCAGCGCGTGACCAGGCGGTTTATGACTGGCGTCCGCGCCATAGACGCCACCCTGACGGTTGGCGAAGGCCAGCGTGTCGGCGTCTTTGCGGCGGCTGGCGTGGGGAAATCCACCCTGCTCGGCATGCTGGCGCGCAATACCGAAGCCGAAGTCAACGTCATCGCGCTCATCGGCGAACGTGGCCGTGAAGTGCGCGACTTCCTCGAACATGACCTCGGACCCGAAGGTCTCAAACGCTCGGTCATCGTGGTTGCCACTTCAAACGAGCCATCGCTGGTGCGCCTCAAGGCCGCGCACGTGGCCACGGCCATTGCCGAATACTTCCGCGACCAAGGCAAAAAGGTGCTGCTGATGATGGATTCCGTGACGCGCTTTGCGCGCGCGCTGCGCGAAGTTGGTCTCGCCACGGGGGAGCCGCCGGCACGCGCCGGCTTTCCGCCTTCGGTGTTCAGCGAGTTGCCCAAGCTGCTCGAACGGACGGGCAATTCCCAGCGCGGCTCGATCACGGCCTTCTATACCGTTCTGGTCGAAGGCGACGACATGACGGAACCCATTGCCGACGAAACCCGCTCGATTCTCGACGGGCATATCATTCTCTCGCGGGCGCTGGCGGCGGCCGGGCATTATCCGGCGATTGATGTACGGCACTCGGTGTCGCGCGTCATGACGGCCGTGGCCGACAAGGACCACATCGCCAAGGCCATGAAACTGCGCGACATCCTCGACGCCTACGAGTCGCAGAAGGACCTCATTCTCATCGGGGCCTACAAAAGCGGCAAGGACAAGCGCACCGACTACGCCATTTCCAAAATTGACGCCGTCAACCAGTTTTTGCGCCAGCCTACGAGCGAGAAAGCCGATTTCCAGGACACGCTCAACCGCCTGACGAAGCTGGTTTCCTGACGCAGAAAGGGCGCGCCCGGCCTACGGAACATCGGCCAGAAAGCGGCACGTTGCGTCCACGACGGCTTCAAACTGATCGTGGTGAACCCAGTGGCCGGCGTCGGGGATTTCGACGTACTGCATCCGCTCGATCATCTGAAGCTGCGGACTCTGGGCCAGATTGGCTGCCCAGCTTTTCGCGCCCCGGATGCACAGTACCGGGCATTTCACGGCCGCAAAGAGTTCCCTGGCCAGTTCGGTCGGCAGTCCCAGCGGCGGCAGGTTGCGCAGGTAGGGATCGAACTTCCAGATGAGGCTGCCGTCGGCCGTACGGTTCGTGCCGTAGCGCGTCAGGTGCGCGGCCATGGCGTCGGAAAGATGCGGGTTGGCTTCCTTCATCCGGGCGGTGGCTTCCTCGATGGAGGCATAGCGGCGCGGCGTCCGGCTTTCGGCCGCCAGCACCCGTTCTGCCCAGGTGCGCAGCCGTTCCGTGTAGGTCTTCGTCCTGGTTGCCGGGGGCGGGCCCCAGCCTTCGATGTTGACGACGGCCGCAACCCGTTCGGGAAACGCGCCGGCGTAGTGCATGGCCACAATGCCGCCCAGCGAGTGCCCGACGATGGCCGCCGGAAACCGCTGCACGACACCGCCGAAGGCCACCAGGTCGAGCATGAACTCCGGGAAAGCGTACATCGCACCTTCCACCCACGCACTGTCGCCATGACCGCGCAGGTCAAGGGCATAAACGTGGTACTCACGGCGGAACTCCCGCGCAAAGTCATCCCAGCTTCGCGCGTGATCCTGTGTGCCGTGAACGAGGATGAGGGGCGGGCGGTCGTCGGGCCCGCCGTAGTCCCAGTAGTGCAGC
This window contains:
- a CDS encoding alpha/beta fold hydrolase, giving the protein MEQPLNPSSHYFHSHRLKLHYWDYGGPDDRPPLILVHGTQDHARSWDDFAREFRREYHVYALDLRGHGDSAWVEGAMYAFPEFMLDLVAFGGVVQRFPAAIVGHSLGGIVAMHYAGAFPERVAAVVNIEGWGPPPATRTKTYTERLRTWAERVLAAESRTPRRYASIEEATARMKEANPHLSDAMAAHLTRYGTNRTADGSLIWKFDPYLRNLPPLGLPTELARELFAAVKCPVLCIRGAKSWAANLAQSPQLQMIERMQYVEIPDAGHWVHHDQFEAVVDATCRFLADVP
- a CDS encoding peptide MFS transporter, whose protein sequence is MSAAIAETPEGVMSGKQFFGHPIGLMTLFFTELWERFSYYGMRALLVLYMTASHENGGLGYSNAQAALVYGTYTSAVYLLAMPGGWAADRLLGLKYAVFIGGIIIAAGHFTMAFESEVAFYTGLVLIVLGTGLLKPNISAIVGRLYRPEDQRRDAGFSIFYMGINIGAFLAPLACGFLAQSDTWKRTIAGWGFQPSSSWHWGFAAAGIGMTLGLVQYLVGFKYLEGVGERPVREDGNATPVWQGLASYLAVAFALFAVVAGLQQLHGLVVGRLGNAAGYAYIALVFAGIIALVWFSFLRTLAEDELKRMLAIVYFFLASIVFWALFEQAGSSLNLYADRLTDCRIFGFAFPSSYFQSLNAMLIIFLAPVFAWLWVQWGDRQPSSPAKFSVGILLVGVGFVVAAVGVAFLNGGKLSPWWLVAVYLIHTLGELCLSPVGLSTMTKLAPERLSGLVMGIWFLGPTFGNYIGGLIAGHFDETRPESVGSLFYQVAATGIVVSVVAFVLTPFIRRLMGNVR
- the sctN gene encoding type III secretion system ATPase SctN, with product METLALPKLDLSPYVRALDWLPSVEVRGRVTELVGLLVRASVPGARVEELCLIRSPHRAHDLKAEVVGFRGSEIILMPLGELQDVAMGAEVISTGGSLKVRVGDSLLGRVLDGLGEPMDGKGPIPNAVEVSVTARPPDPMKRQRVTRRFMTGVRAIDATLTVGEGQRVGVFAAAGVGKSTLLGMLARNTEAEVNVIALIGERGREVRDFLEHDLGPEGLKRSVIVVATSNEPSLVRLKAAHVATAIAEYFRDQGKKVLLMMDSVTRFARALREVGLATGEPPARAGFPPSVFSELPKLLERTGNSQRGSITAFYTVLVEGDDMTEPIADETRSILDGHIILSRALAAAGHYPAIDVRHSVSRVMTAVADKDHIAKAMKLRDILDAYESQKDLILIGAYKSGKDKRTDYAISKIDAVNQFLRQPTSEKADFQDTLNRLTKLVS